One segment of Heteronotia binoei isolate CCM8104 ecotype False Entrance Well chromosome 18, APGP_CSIRO_Hbin_v1, whole genome shotgun sequence DNA contains the following:
- the LIG3 gene encoding DNA ligase 3 isoform X2, protein MPFFLKVLFLHTARTLKRSERWVSLPIQASQTCFDIQKTFYNCLYIRNHSLLLTSRKYLPIAQDFAFLAPLYICTVKALCADSEMAEQRYCVDYAKRGTAGCKKCKEKILKGMVRIGKVVPNPFTESGGDMKEWYHVKCIFEKLERARATTKKIEDLTDLEGWEELQDGEKELINQHISELTSKPVNTPKKKATVQAKLSPSGQITSPKKVPAVSSDPSPKKFSGFIAKPGNSEEAASSSSHKFSLSAEKCDPKHKDCLLREFRKLCAMVAEKPSYNVKTQIIQDFLQKGTGGDGFHGDLYLTVKLLLPGVIKSVYNLNDKQIVKLFSRIFNCNQEVMTRDLEQGDVSETVRIFFELSKSCPPASKSLLTIQEVDEFLTQLSKLTKEDEQQNLLQEIASKCTANDLKCIIRLIKHDLKMNAGAKHVLDALDPNAYEAFKASRNLQDVVERVLRNQQESQKVPGLKKTLSVQAMLMTPVQPMLAEACKSIEYAMKKCPNGMYSEIKYDGERVQVHKKGEHFSYFSRSLKPVLPHKVAHFKDFIPKAFPGGHSMILDAEVLLIDTKTGKPLPFGTLGVHKKAAFQDANVCLFVFDCIYFNDVSLMDRPLRERRKFLHDNMVEIPNRILFSEMKHVTKASDLADMINRVIREGLEGLVLKDVKSTYEPGKRHWLKVKKDYLNEGAMADTADLVVLGAFYGQGSKGGMMSIFLMGCYDPDSQKWCTVTKCAGGHDDATLARLQKELDMVKISKDPSKIPSWLKINKNYYPDFIVPDPKKAAVWEITGAEFSKAEAHTADGISIRFPRCTRIRDDKDWTTATNLPQLRELYQLSKEKSDFTVVATEEDNSTAGSSGENEGLGRSSTPQKAVKQPSSKSPAKTKKPEASKSPGKSPLKKAEEKRGEKRKAAELGEDKGKTLLDIFTGVKLYLPPSVEDFSKIRRYFVAYDGDLVQEFDTASATHVMGDVDENLEAKHVSPDWIWACIRKRRLVAPC, encoded by the exons atgcctttctttttaaaagtcttgTTCTTGCACACGGCCAGGACCTTAAAGAGAAGTGAGAGGTGGGTCTCACTGCCCATACAGGCCTCCCAAACCTGCTTTGACATCCAAAAGACATTTTACAATTGCTTGTATATCAGAAATCACTCTTTACTTTTGACTAGCCGAAAATACCTGCCAATTGCCCAAGATTTTGCTTTTCTGGCACCTTTGTACATTTGCACTGTCAAGGCCCTGTGTGCAGACTCCGAGATGGCAGAGCAGAGGTACTGTGTGGACTATGCCAAGCGAGGCACAGCGGGCTGCAAAAAGTGTAAAGAGAAGATCCTGAAGGGGATGGTGCGCATCGGGAAGGTGGTGCCAAACCCATTCACAGAGTCTGGTGGGGACATGAAGGAGTGGTACCATGTCAAGTGTATCTTTGAGAAGCTGGAGAGGGCTCGAGCCACAACCAAGAAGATCGAAGACCTTACAGACTTGGAAGGCTGGGAGGAACTGCAAGATGGAGAGAAAGAGCTGATAAACCAGCACATCTCAG AGCTTACTTCCAAACCTGTGAATACACCGAAGAAAAAGGCAACTGTCCAGGCAAAGCTTTCTCCCAGTGGACAAATCACTTCCCCCAAGAAGGTGCCAGCAGTTTCCTCTGATCCCTCACCAAAGAAATTCTCAGGCTTTATAG CTAAGCCTGGCAATTCTGAGGAAGCTGCATCCAGCTCTTCCCACAAATTCAGCTTGTCTGCAGAAAAGTGTGACCCGAAGCACAAGGACTGTTTGTTGCGAGAATTCAGGAAGCTTTGTGCTATGGTTGCTGAGAAGCCAAGCTACAATGTGAAAACCCAGATCATCCAGGACTTTCTGCAAAAGGGAACTGGTGGAG ATGGCTTCCATGGGGATCTCTACCTGACTGTGAAGCTGCTGTTGCCTGGGGTCATTAAGAGTGTATACAACTTGAATGACAAACAGATTGTGAAACTCTTCAGTAGGATCTTCAACTGCAACCAAGAAGTCATGACCCGTGACCTTGAACAG GGTGATGTTTCTGAAACGGTGCGGATCTTTTTTGAGCTGAGCAAGTCCTGCCCTCCTGCTTCCAAAAGCCTTCTGACGATCCAAGAGGTGGATGAGTTTCTAACCCAGCTCTCCAAGCTTACCAAGGAGGATGAACAGCAGAACTTGCTGCAGGAGATTGCGAGCAA GTGTACGGCCAATGACCTGAAGTGCATCATCAGGTTAATCAAACATGACTTGAAAATGAATGCTGGCGCCAAGCATGT TCTAGATGCATTGGACCCAAATGCTTACGAGGCATTCAAAGCATCACGCAACCTCCAAGATGTGGTGGAGAGGGTGCTGAGGAACCAGCAGGAGTCCCAGAAGGTGCCAGGCTTGAAGAAAACCCTCAGTGTGCAGGCCATGCTGATGACCCCTGTTCAGCCCATGCTG GCTGAAGCTTGCAAATCCATTGAGTATGCTATGAAGAAGTGTCCCAATGGGATGTACTCAGAGATCAAGTATGACGGAGAGCGTGTCCAGGTGCACAAGAAGGGAGAGCACTTCAGCTATTTCAGCCGCAGCCTGAAACCGGTCCTTCCTCATAAG GTGGCCCACTTCAAGGACTTTATTCCCAAGGCATTCCCGGGGGGACACAGCATGATCCTGGATGCAGAGGTCCTTCTGATTGACACCAAAACCGGGAAGCCACTGCCTTTCGGCACTCTTGGGGTGCACAAG AAAGCTGCTTTCCAGGATGCCAATGTCTGTCTATTCGTCTTTGACTGCATTTACTTCAACGACGTCAGCCTGAtggacag GCCCCTGCGGGAGCGCCGCAAGTTTCTCCATGACAACATGGTGGAAATCCCCAACCGGATTCTCTTCTCAGAGATGAAGCATGTCACA AAAGCTTCAGATCTGGCTGATATGATCAACCGAGTCATCCGCGAGGGGCTGGAGGGATTAGTGCTGAAGGATGTGAAG AGTACCTACGAGCCCGGGAAACGTCACTGGCTAAAAGTAAAGAAGGATTATTTGAATGAGGGAGCAATGGCTGACACAGCGGATTTGGTGGTCCTGGGTGCCTTCTATGGGCAAGGCAGCAAAG GTGGCATGATGTCCATTTTTCTCATGGGCTGTTACGATCCTGACAGCCAGAAGTGGTGCACAGTGACAAAATGTGCTGGTGGGCATGACGACGCCACTCTCGCCCGCCTGCAGAAGGAGCTAGACATGGTGAAGATCAGCAAG GATCCCAGTAAAATTCCAAGTTGGCTGAAGATTAATAAGAATTATTATCCAGACTTCATTGTTCCCGATCCAAAG AAAGCAGCCGTGTGGGAAATTACTGGGGCCGAGTTCTCCAAAGCAGAGGCTCACACCGCTGACGGGATCTCCATCCGCTTCCCCCGCTGCACACGCATTCGCGACGACAAAGATTGGACAACGGCTACCAACCTCCCACAACTCAGG GAGTTGTATCAGCTGTCCAAAGAGAAGTCAGACTTCACCGTGGTCGCCACCGAGGAAGACAACTCCACAGCTGGCAGCAGCGGAGAGAATGAGGGGCTGGGCAGATCTTCCACTCCTCAAAAGGCTGTCAAGCAGCCCTCCAGCAAGTCACCTGCGAAAACCAAGAAGCCTGAAG CTAGCAAATCGCCTGGCAAGTCCCCTCTGAAGAAAGCTGAGGAAAAACGAGGAGAGAAGAGGAAAGCGGCTGAGCTGGGTGAAGACAAAGGGAAG ACGCTGCTGGACATATTCACGGGGGTGAAGCTGTACCTCCCTCCTTCCGTGGAGGACTTCAGTAAAATCAGGCGCTATTTTGTAGCCTACGATGGAGACCTGGTCCAGGAGTTTGACACGGCCTCGGCCACGCATGTGATGGGGGACGTGGATGAGAACCTGGAAGCCAAGCATGTCTCTCCTGACTGGATCTGGGCCTGCATTCGGAAAAGGAGGCTTGTGGCCCCTTGCTGA
- the LIG3 gene encoding DNA ligase 3 isoform X1: MPFFLKVLFLHTARTLKRSERWVSLPIQASQTCFDIQKTFYNCLYIRNHSLLLTSRKYLPIAQDFAFLAPLYICTVKALCADSEMAEQRYCVDYAKRGTAGCKKCKEKILKGMVRIGKVVPNPFTESGGDMKEWYHVKCIFEKLERARATTKKIEDLTDLEGWEELQDGEKELINQHISELTSKPVNTPKKKATVQAKLSPSGQITSPKKVPAVSSDPSPKKFSGFIAKPGNSEEAASSSSHKFSLSAEKCDPKHKDCLLREFRKLCAMVAEKPSYNVKTQIIQDFLQKGTGGDGFHGDLYLTVKLLLPGVIKSVYNLNDKQIVKLFSRIFNCNQEVMTRDLEQGDVSETVRIFFELSKSCPPASKSLLTIQEVDEFLTQLSKLTKEDEQQNLLQEIASKCTANDLKCIIRLIKHDLKMNAGAKHVLDALDPNAYEAFKASRNLQDVVERVLRNQQESQKVPGLKKTLSVQAMLMTPVQPMLAEACKSIEYAMKKCPNGMYSEIKYDGERVQVHKKGEHFSYFSRSLKPVLPHKVAHFKDFIPKAFPGGHSMILDAEVLLIDTKTGKPLPFGTLGVHKKAAFQDANVCLFVFDCIYFNDVSLMDRPLRERRKFLHDNMVEIPNRILFSEMKHVTKASDLADMINRVIREGLEGLVLKDVKSTYEPGKRHWLKVKKDYLNEGAMADTADLVVLGAFYGQGSKGGMMSIFLMGCYDPDSQKWCTVTKCAGGHDDATLARLQKELDMVKISKDPSKIPSWLKINKNYYPDFIVPDPKKAAVWEITGAEFSKAEAHTADGISIRFPRCTRIRDDKDWTTATNLPQLRELYQLSKEKSDFTVVATEEDNSTAGSSGENEGLGRSSTPQKAVKQPSSKSPAKTKKPEASKSPGKSPLKKAEEKRGEKRKAAELGEDKGKQTLLDIFTGVKLYLPPSVEDFSKIRRYFVAYDGDLVQEFDTASATHVMGDVDENLEAKHVSPDWIWACIRKRRLVAPC; encoded by the exons atgcctttctttttaaaagtcttgTTCTTGCACACGGCCAGGACCTTAAAGAGAAGTGAGAGGTGGGTCTCACTGCCCATACAGGCCTCCCAAACCTGCTTTGACATCCAAAAGACATTTTACAATTGCTTGTATATCAGAAATCACTCTTTACTTTTGACTAGCCGAAAATACCTGCCAATTGCCCAAGATTTTGCTTTTCTGGCACCTTTGTACATTTGCACTGTCAAGGCCCTGTGTGCAGACTCCGAGATGGCAGAGCAGAGGTACTGTGTGGACTATGCCAAGCGAGGCACAGCGGGCTGCAAAAAGTGTAAAGAGAAGATCCTGAAGGGGATGGTGCGCATCGGGAAGGTGGTGCCAAACCCATTCACAGAGTCTGGTGGGGACATGAAGGAGTGGTACCATGTCAAGTGTATCTTTGAGAAGCTGGAGAGGGCTCGAGCCACAACCAAGAAGATCGAAGACCTTACAGACTTGGAAGGCTGGGAGGAACTGCAAGATGGAGAGAAAGAGCTGATAAACCAGCACATCTCAG AGCTTACTTCCAAACCTGTGAATACACCGAAGAAAAAGGCAACTGTCCAGGCAAAGCTTTCTCCCAGTGGACAAATCACTTCCCCCAAGAAGGTGCCAGCAGTTTCCTCTGATCCCTCACCAAAGAAATTCTCAGGCTTTATAG CTAAGCCTGGCAATTCTGAGGAAGCTGCATCCAGCTCTTCCCACAAATTCAGCTTGTCTGCAGAAAAGTGTGACCCGAAGCACAAGGACTGTTTGTTGCGAGAATTCAGGAAGCTTTGTGCTATGGTTGCTGAGAAGCCAAGCTACAATGTGAAAACCCAGATCATCCAGGACTTTCTGCAAAAGGGAACTGGTGGAG ATGGCTTCCATGGGGATCTCTACCTGACTGTGAAGCTGCTGTTGCCTGGGGTCATTAAGAGTGTATACAACTTGAATGACAAACAGATTGTGAAACTCTTCAGTAGGATCTTCAACTGCAACCAAGAAGTCATGACCCGTGACCTTGAACAG GGTGATGTTTCTGAAACGGTGCGGATCTTTTTTGAGCTGAGCAAGTCCTGCCCTCCTGCTTCCAAAAGCCTTCTGACGATCCAAGAGGTGGATGAGTTTCTAACCCAGCTCTCCAAGCTTACCAAGGAGGATGAACAGCAGAACTTGCTGCAGGAGATTGCGAGCAA GTGTACGGCCAATGACCTGAAGTGCATCATCAGGTTAATCAAACATGACTTGAAAATGAATGCTGGCGCCAAGCATGT TCTAGATGCATTGGACCCAAATGCTTACGAGGCATTCAAAGCATCACGCAACCTCCAAGATGTGGTGGAGAGGGTGCTGAGGAACCAGCAGGAGTCCCAGAAGGTGCCAGGCTTGAAGAAAACCCTCAGTGTGCAGGCCATGCTGATGACCCCTGTTCAGCCCATGCTG GCTGAAGCTTGCAAATCCATTGAGTATGCTATGAAGAAGTGTCCCAATGGGATGTACTCAGAGATCAAGTATGACGGAGAGCGTGTCCAGGTGCACAAGAAGGGAGAGCACTTCAGCTATTTCAGCCGCAGCCTGAAACCGGTCCTTCCTCATAAG GTGGCCCACTTCAAGGACTTTATTCCCAAGGCATTCCCGGGGGGACACAGCATGATCCTGGATGCAGAGGTCCTTCTGATTGACACCAAAACCGGGAAGCCACTGCCTTTCGGCACTCTTGGGGTGCACAAG AAAGCTGCTTTCCAGGATGCCAATGTCTGTCTATTCGTCTTTGACTGCATTTACTTCAACGACGTCAGCCTGAtggacag GCCCCTGCGGGAGCGCCGCAAGTTTCTCCATGACAACATGGTGGAAATCCCCAACCGGATTCTCTTCTCAGAGATGAAGCATGTCACA AAAGCTTCAGATCTGGCTGATATGATCAACCGAGTCATCCGCGAGGGGCTGGAGGGATTAGTGCTGAAGGATGTGAAG AGTACCTACGAGCCCGGGAAACGTCACTGGCTAAAAGTAAAGAAGGATTATTTGAATGAGGGAGCAATGGCTGACACAGCGGATTTGGTGGTCCTGGGTGCCTTCTATGGGCAAGGCAGCAAAG GTGGCATGATGTCCATTTTTCTCATGGGCTGTTACGATCCTGACAGCCAGAAGTGGTGCACAGTGACAAAATGTGCTGGTGGGCATGACGACGCCACTCTCGCCCGCCTGCAGAAGGAGCTAGACATGGTGAAGATCAGCAAG GATCCCAGTAAAATTCCAAGTTGGCTGAAGATTAATAAGAATTATTATCCAGACTTCATTGTTCCCGATCCAAAG AAAGCAGCCGTGTGGGAAATTACTGGGGCCGAGTTCTCCAAAGCAGAGGCTCACACCGCTGACGGGATCTCCATCCGCTTCCCCCGCTGCACACGCATTCGCGACGACAAAGATTGGACAACGGCTACCAACCTCCCACAACTCAGG GAGTTGTATCAGCTGTCCAAAGAGAAGTCAGACTTCACCGTGGTCGCCACCGAGGAAGACAACTCCACAGCTGGCAGCAGCGGAGAGAATGAGGGGCTGGGCAGATCTTCCACTCCTCAAAAGGCTGTCAAGCAGCCCTCCAGCAAGTCACCTGCGAAAACCAAGAAGCCTGAAG CTAGCAAATCGCCTGGCAAGTCCCCTCTGAAGAAAGCTGAGGAAAAACGAGGAGAGAAGAGGAAAGCGGCTGAGCTGGGTGAAGACAAAGGGAAG CAGACGCTGCTGGACATATTCACGGGGGTGAAGCTGTACCTCCCTCCTTCCGTGGAGGACTTCAGTAAAATCAGGCGCTATTTTGTAGCCTACGATGGAGACCTGGTCCAGGAGTTTGACACGGCCTCGGCCACGCATGTGATGGGGGACGTGGATGAGAACCTGGAAGCCAAGCATGTCTCTCCTGACTGGATCTGGGCCTGCATTCGGAAAAGGAGGCTTGTGGCCCCTTGCTGA